The Thomasclavelia ramosa DSM 1402 genome includes a region encoding these proteins:
- a CDS encoding MutS-related protein, whose product MIWLIIISIVLIAGVLGFLKILVTKKYLIHQYNLGVGVQYRDFTKEYYHYNKERSIDEETFIDFEMPQILKKINFTYSEIGNEYLYNLFFRENNNLDTQESIIDKLNCQKKLAESIYQLNKLNKAYVPILSIKRSLLNISAKSCLLAGLFLILDVVSIIAAIIDIENVYSVVIMLLLSILMNTQLSQKTGKISLQISLINDMLQITNKLLKINIYPDSNQTLVMNSFIHLKKMTKTTYYFNKIKQFDIFNILELMKSLFFIDIFQAVKLSRKVDQVQNDIMVLYENIGLLDVCIMIKVIRSLYDTCIPIILKDERVEIVEGYHLLIEKPIKNTVVISNDTIVTGSNASGKSTFLKMLGANLLLAKTLNISFAKEFKYYPFALISSIHMKDDIMNGDSFYVKEIKRLKQITEFANKQKSLILIDEILKGTNEKERIIIALALMKYLFKCNSMTIITTHDIELTEVFDQVDKYCFNDIKKDNKIIFDYLIKKGVCTVGNAIAIVKTLDFDQEILKEINDKIEVF is encoded by the coding sequence ATGATTTGGTTAATTATTATAAGTATCGTGTTGATTGCAGGAGTATTAGGTTTCTTAAAAATATTAGTTACGAAGAAATATTTGATCCATCAATATAATTTAGGAGTTGGTGTGCAGTATCGGGATTTTACTAAAGAGTATTATCATTATAATAAAGAACGAAGTATTGACGAAGAAACTTTTATAGATTTTGAAATGCCGCAAATTTTAAAGAAAATTAATTTTACTTATAGTGAGATAGGAAATGAGTACTTGTATAATTTATTTTTTAGAGAAAATAATAATTTAGATACTCAAGAAAGTATTATTGATAAATTGAATTGTCAAAAAAAATTAGCAGAGAGTATTTATCAGCTGAATAAACTTAATAAAGCATATGTACCGATCTTATCTATTAAAAGAAGCTTGCTAAATATTTCAGCTAAATCGTGTTTATTAGCAGGGCTGTTTTTGATACTTGATGTGGTTAGTATAATAGCAGCAATAATTGATATAGAGAATGTTTATTCTGTTGTTATAATGTTATTATTGAGCATTTTAATGAATACCCAATTATCTCAAAAAACAGGAAAAATTAGTCTTCAGATATCATTAATTAATGATATGCTTCAAATTACCAATAAATTATTAAAAATAAATATTTATCCTGATTCAAATCAGACTTTAGTAATGAACTCATTTATCCATTTGAAGAAAATGACAAAAACAACATATTATTTTAATAAAATAAAACAGTTTGATATTTTCAATATTTTGGAGTTAATGAAATCATTATTCTTTATTGATATATTTCAAGCAGTTAAACTTAGTAGGAAAGTAGATCAAGTACAAAATGATATCATGGTTCTTTATGAGAATATCGGTTTGTTGGATGTATGTATTATGATTAAGGTTATTCGTAGTCTTTATGATACTTGTATACCAATCATATTAAAAGATGAAAGAGTTGAGATAGTAGAGGGGTATCATTTATTGATAGAAAAACCGATTAAAAATACTGTTGTAATATCAAATGATACGATTGTTACTGGTAGCAATGCCTCTGGGAAATCTACGTTTTTGAAAATGTTAGGTGCCAATTTGTTGTTAGCAAAAACCTTAAATATTAGTTTTGCAAAGGAATTTAAATATTATCCGTTTGCTTTGATCTCATCAATTCATATGAAGGATGATATTATGAATGGAGATAGTTTTTATGTTAAAGAAATCAAACGTTTAAAGCAAATTACTGAATTTGCTAATAAGCAAAAATCATTAATCTTAATTGATGAGATTTTAAAGGGGACAAATGAAAAAGAGCGAATTATTATTGCGCTGGCATTAATGAAATATTTATTTAAATGCAATTCTATGACGATTATTACTACTCATGATATTGAATTAACAGAAGTCTTTGATCAAGTAGATAAATATTGTTTTAATGATATTAAAAAAGATAATAAAATCATTTTTGATTACCTTATTAAGAAGGGAGTTTGTACTGTTGGAAATGCAATCGCGATAGTTAAGACATTAGATTTTGATCAAGAAATTTTAAAGGAAATTAATGATAAAATAGAAGTTTTTTGA
- a CDS encoding helix-turn-helix domain-containing protein, whose protein sequence is MVKSRKVNKEERIEIIKYCLEHDMDYKITAKLFETTYANVFNWVKKYKEKGEDGLGDKRGCRKDDEKVDEVTLLKRQLKQKEYELEMVQLELKLS, encoded by the coding sequence ATGGTGAAAAGCAGAAAAGTCAATAAGGAAGAACGTATTGAAATTATAAAGTACTGTCTTGAACATGATATGGATTATAAGATAACAGCTAAGCTGTTTGAAACAACTTACGCTAATGTTTTTAACTGGGTTAAGAAGTATAAGGAAAAAGGAGAAGATGGTTTAGGTGATAAGCGTGGCTGTCGTAAGGATGATGAAAAAGTTGATGAAGTTACATTATTAAAACGTCAGCTCAAGCAGAAGGAATACGAACTTGAAATGGTACAACTGGAACTTAAGCTTTCTTGA
- a CDS encoding threonine/serine exporter family protein: protein MQSIIECFSAFIACLGFAFIFRIHQHPRFAIIGSIGGALGWLVYLLASNFKSEISCYFLAMAFVALFSEISARIYKAPATIFLIIGCFPLVPGRGIYQTMLYCTQGNSELFLDSFLNTLAISASLALAILIISTIFKVIKKLSCRKIKVNS, encoded by the coding sequence ATGCAAAGTATAATTGAATGTTTTAGTGCTTTCATTGCATGTCTCGGGTTTGCTTTTATTTTTCGTATTCATCAGCATCCACGCTTTGCTATAATCGGGTCAATCGGCGGGGCATTAGGCTGGTTAGTCTATTTGCTTGCTTCAAATTTTAAAAGTGAAATCAGCTGTTATTTTTTAGCAATGGCATTTGTTGCTTTATTTTCTGAGATATCCGCCCGAATCTATAAAGCTCCTGCCACAATTTTTTTAATTATCGGCTGTTTCCCCCTGGTTCCTGGACGTGGAATCTATCAAACAATGCTATACTGTACGCAAGGTAACAGTGAATTATTTTTAGATAGCTTTTTAAATACACTAGCGATTTCTGCTAGTCTTGCTTTAGCAATCTTGATTATTTCAACTATTTTCAAAGTAATCAAAAAATTATCATGTCGTAAAATAAAGGTGAACTCATGA
- a CDS encoding nucleotidyltransferase: MKVLGLIVEYNPFHQGHLYHINKAKQLIKPDVTIVIMSGHFVQRGEPAISNKWTRAGVAIKNGIDLVIELPFVYSVQSADYFAQGAIELLAKLKVTDIVFGSECGNINIFKDIAFTIKNNQKNYDNLVKKQMNQGLRYPDACNQALSILMNKTVTTPNDLLGLAYVKEVINHNYPIELHCIKRTNDFHSLDIESISSASAIRHALKNKIDISNQFCNYEDYQEFYFFDDFYPFLRYKILTTDAPTLKHLHLVDEGIENLLKEKVVITNHMDELITSLTSKRYTRSRIQRMLIHILMNNSKEDIAEAMQIDYIRVLKMNNVGQAYLNKIKKSCEYKLVTNFSSYHHPALELEFRATKLLSCLSKNPNQLISLEYKSIPK, from the coding sequence ATGAAAGTACTAGGTCTAATTGTCGAATACAATCCTTTTCATCAAGGACATTTATATCATATCAATAAAGCAAAACAACTAATTAAACCAGATGTTACGATCGTAATAATGTCTGGACATTTTGTTCAACGCGGTGAGCCAGCAATTAGTAACAAGTGGACAAGAGCAGGAGTTGCAATTAAAAATGGCATTGACTTAGTAATTGAGCTGCCATTTGTTTATAGTGTTCAAAGTGCTGATTATTTTGCCCAAGGAGCAATTGAATTATTAGCAAAGCTAAAAGTCACTGATATTGTTTTTGGAAGCGAATGTGGAAATATCAATATTTTCAAAGATATTGCCTTCACGATTAAAAATAATCAAAAGAATTATGATAACTTAGTAAAAAAACAGATGAATCAGGGTTTGCGTTATCCAGATGCCTGTAATCAGGCACTATCTATTTTAATGAATAAAACTGTTACTACCCCTAATGACTTATTAGGGCTTGCCTATGTTAAAGAAGTAATTAATCATAATTATCCTATTGAATTACACTGTATTAAAAGAACAAATGATTTCCATAGTTTGGACATCGAATCAATTAGTTCAGCAAGTGCTATCCGTCATGCTTTAAAAAATAAAATTGATATATCAAATCAGTTTTGTAACTATGAAGACTATCAAGAATTTTACTTTTTTGATGACTTTTATCCCTTCCTTCGTTATAAAATTTTAACTACTGATGCGCCAACATTAAAACATTTGCATTTAGTCGACGAAGGAATTGAAAATTTACTTAAAGAAAAAGTAGTTATCACTAATCATATGGATGAATTAATAACAAGCCTTACTTCGAAACGTTATACACGCTCACGAATTCAGCGCATGTTAATTCATATCTTGATGAATAATAGTAAAGAAGATATTGCTGAAGCAATGCAAATCGACTATATTCGAGTATTAAAGATGAATAATGTTGGGCAGGCTTATTTAAACAAAATAAAAAAAAGCTGTGAATATAAATTAGTCACTAATTTTTCCAGTTATCATCATCCCGCACTTGAATTAGAATTTAGAGCAACAAAATTATTATCCTGTTTATCAAAAAATCCAAATCAGCTTATATCATTAGAATATAAAAGTATCCCAAAATAG
- a CDS encoding transposase — MGKKNKYLKELKLSIVKRYLEGEGSTISLAKEINTSGNIVGNWVKNIMHLVKVHLIFLIQMHLIQRI; from the coding sequence ATTGGGAAGAAAAATAAATATTTAAAAGAACTAAAATTAAGTATTGTCAAAAGATATTTAGAGGGTGAAGGATCAACCATCTCCTTAGCCAAAGAAATAAATACATCAGGCAATATAGTGGGCAACTGGGTAAAAAATATAATGCATTTGGTGAAAGTGCATTTGATATTTCTAATACAAATGCATCTTATACAAAGAATTTAA
- a CDS encoding threonine/serine ThrE exporter family protein produces MNEQKLINLIGEIGRLLLKHGAEIYRVEESLLRMCKSYGYLNVEVFALPSYFTLTIEMHDNHTYTLSKRTQQNRVNLDMVYELNNLVRYTCQECPDYFHLKSKLEKIKNTPINMPLVFLGYGLGTGFFTTFFGGGIHETIIAVGIGFILYFFIWLMEILEINNLVSTLLSSMVLTAIAIISLKLGLITNLQSTIIGCLMILTPGVAITNSLRDIMGSDHISGMARMLEALLTATFIAIGVGTMMMVLGG; encoded by the coding sequence ATGAACGAGCAAAAATTAATTAATTTAATCGGTGAAATTGGGCGGCTTTTATTAAAACATGGGGCTGAAATTTACCGGGTTGAAGAATCATTATTGAGAATGTGTAAAAGTTATGGTTATTTAAATGTTGAAGTATTTGCTTTACCTTCATACTTTACTCTAACGATTGAAATGCATGATAATCATACATATACTTTATCAAAACGGACTCAACAAAATCGTGTTAATTTAGATATGGTCTATGAATTAAATAATCTAGTCCGCTATACTTGTCAAGAATGTCCCGACTATTTTCATTTAAAAAGTAAACTTGAAAAAATAAAAAACACACCAATCAACATGCCCTTAGTATTTCTAGGTTATGGGTTAGGAACTGGGTTTTTTACAACTTTTTTTGGTGGTGGAATCCACGAAACAATTATTGCTGTAGGAATTGGATTTATCTTATATTTCTTTATTTGGTTAATGGAAATATTAGAAATAAATAATCTTGTCAGTACATTGTTATCAAGCATGGTTTTAACTGCCATAGCAATAATTTCTTTAAAATTAGGTTTAATAACCAATTTACAGTCTACTATCATTGGCTGTTTAATGATTTTAACTCCTGGGGTTGCTATTACCAATAGTTTAAGAGATATTATGGGTAGTGATCATATTTCAGGAATGGCACGAATGTTAGAGGCTTTATTAACAGCCACTTTTATTGCAATTGGGGTTGGAACAATGATGATGGTCTTAGGAGGGTAA
- a CDS encoding IS3 family transposase, with the protein MTQSMLRVHCCIDTGPTEGFWGIMKCEMYHYGKYYNTKDELVKAVDDWIHYYMYERN; encoded by the coding sequence ATGACACAAAGTATGTTAAGGGTTCACTGTTGCATAGATACTGGACCAACGGAAGGGTTTTGGGGAATCATGAAATGTGAGATGTATCATTACGGAAAATATTACAATACAAAAGATGAACTTGTCAAAGCTGTTGATGATTGGATTCATTATTACATGTATGAAAGAAATTAG
- a CDS encoding DUF1848 domain-containing protein: MLLQVSGRTDICALYPKWFVNRLKAGYILVRNPYNEHQVSHVDVTPEVVDCICFCTKDPKAIVPYLTQIDSMGYNYYFMVTITAYDLDIEPGLRPKLEIMKTFIELSKMLGKKRVIWRYDPVLLNQRYTKVFHYKMFEKMCQLLFPYTETVIISFLDIYKNIIGKFDELTDHDVIELAQRFGKIAQKYQLHIQTCSEKYHLEEYGIAKGSCLDRGYIETLIGYPLDIKTNTNRANCSCLASIDIGAYSCCNHGCSYCYACNHNLVAKNMAIHDDESPMLLGTLSYDDKVNKRIVASNKVRQIKLDI, translated from the coding sequence ATGTTACTTCAAGTCTCTGGACGAACTGATATATGTGCACTTTATCCTAAATGGTTTGTTAATCGATTAAAAGCGGGATACATATTAGTTCGAAATCCTTATAATGAGCATCAGGTCTCACACGTAGATGTTACTCCAGAAGTTGTTGATTGCATCTGCTTTTGTACTAAAGATCCCAAAGCAATAGTCCCCTATTTGACCCAAATAGACAGCATGGGATACAATTACTATTTTATGGTTACTATTACTGCCTATGATTTAGATATTGAACCGGGATTAAGACCAAAACTAGAAATAATGAAGACGTTTATTGAATTAAGTAAGATGCTTGGAAAAAAGCGGGTGATCTGGCGCTATGATCCAGTTCTGTTAAATCAACGTTATACAAAAGTATTTCATTATAAAATGTTTGAAAAAATGTGCCAATTGCTCTTTCCGTATACAGAAACCGTAATTATTAGTTTTCTTGATATTTACAAAAATATTATTGGTAAGTTTGATGAGTTAACTGATCATGATGTAATAGAATTGGCCCAGCGGTTTGGAAAAATTGCTCAAAAATATCAACTTCATATTCAAACTTGTAGTGAGAAATATCATTTAGAGGAATATGGAATTGCTAAAGGTAGTTGTTTAGATCGAGGATATATTGAAACGTTGATAGGATATCCCTTGGATATCAAGACAAATACTAATCGTGCCAATTGTAGTTGTTTAGCGAGTATTGATATTGGTGCATATAGCTGTTGTAATCATGGATGTTCTTATTGTTATGCATGTAATCATAATTTAGTTGCAAAAAATATGGCAATTCATGATGATGAAAGTCCGATGTTGTTAGGAACTTTATCATATGATGATAAAGTTAATAAAAGAATTGTTGCTTCGAATAAAGTTCGCCAAATTAAATTAGATATATAA